From Rhinatrema bivittatum chromosome 5, aRhiBiv1.1, whole genome shotgun sequence, the proteins below share one genomic window:
- the LOC115092301 gene encoding uncharacterized protein LOC115092301 translates to MAVPTPEQEDQVVLSVACPASERPPCFTRFQQKLLLACCMVCSPISTFLHAVFLFYRPYCKYVIACWVLLIIASPISLFYLLSNTQLHSTFSPAASQELRYSHSHVSKRSPSEPLSLLAVPLPSGVILVPYHGWLVQDPVLLHIDVPFRFYTHQVWQGISPESLPAGLESRLVALFLQLERSSLQLSSITSESPLDGFRAEFCSIRYQNLFLGFRAVSVNLTGILETPSWKLQHCSQPHIGASEQFQRLFALRPCFHNGSCACINPLSKVPLEDSLSGSNYEFSGLIKGLIFSWMDIFPERN, encoded by the exons ATGGCTGTGCCTACCCCGGAGCAGGAAGATCAGGTCGTTCTCAGTGTAGCTTGTCCCGCATCTGAGCGTCCTCCATGTTTCACTCGCTTTCAGCAGAAGCTTTTGCTTGCATGCTGTATGGTTTGTTCCCCAATCAGTACCTTTTTGCATGCTGTGTTTCTTTTTTACAGACCTTATTGTAAGTATGTTATTGCTTGCTGGGTGCTTTTAATTATTGCATCTCCTATCTCACTATTTTATCTCTTATCTAATACCCAGCTGCATTCCACCTTTTCTCCCGCAGCTTCACAGGAGCTCCGTTATTCACACTCACATGTCAGTAAGCGCTCACCTTCTGAGCCTTTGTCTCTTCTGGCAGTGCCTTTGCCTTCTGGTGTTATTCTTGTTCCATACCATGGCTGGCTGGTGCAAGATCCTGTTTTATTGCATATTGATGTTCCTTTCAGGTTTTACACTCACCAGGTTTGGCAAGGCATCTCTCCGGAGTCCCTGCCTGCGGGTCTAGAGTCCAGACTTGTTGCTCTGTTTCTGCAGCTGGAGCgttcctccctgcagctttcttccATCACTTCGGAATCTCCTCTTGATGGCTTCCGTGCAGAGTTCTGTTCGATTAGATATCAGAACTTGTTCCTGGGTTTCAGAGCAGTGAGTGTCAATCTTACTGGGATCCTTGAAACTCCATCCTGGAAACTGCAGCACTGCTCTCAACCACATATTGGTGCTTCTGAACAGTTCCAGCGGCTGTTTGCCCTTCGTCCTTGTTTTCATAATGGATCTTGTGCCTGCATCAATCCCCTTTCGAAGGTGCCTCTGGAGGACTCCTTGTCTGGCTCTAATTATGAATTTTCAGGTTTGATTAAAGGTCTCATTTTCTCCTGGATGGACATCTTTCCTGAG AGAAATTAG